The following are from one region of the Mycolicibacterium helvum genome:
- a CDS encoding molybdopterin-dependent oxidoreductase produces the protein MAQSTTGLRMGAGVAAAAVALGVVQLTAAFFSPAADARTAVGTAVINMTPGPVKEWAIQTFGTADKLFLSVAVLAVIGVLAAVAAIWERSRIPVGTVAILAAAVAGSVAVLARPGARPVDIIPTLLGAVCGIAVLRLLTGRIDASESTESPPAAAIAEGSQDTGFDAGRRLSLMTFGIGGLGLLSGVAGVLINRRLHSVSGDRESFALPSAPPPSPIPADVTPQGVQLPSFITPNGDFYRIDTALSVPQLARADFRLRIHGLVDREITYTFDDLAKFEPITKTVTLTCVSNPVGGNLISNATWTGYRVSDLLRNSGIHADADMVLSTSIDGFTAGTPVEALTDARESMLAIGMNGVPLPVEHGYPARLVVPGLYGYVSATKWVVDLELTRFDRAQAYWTKLGWSERGPIKTESRIDVPRDGQKIAKGAVTFGGVAWAQNRGVKGVEVRIDDGPWQPAQLGAAYSNDTWRLWSFPWTATQGGFHTVTARATDNTGAVQTEDQAPPAPDGATGWPTVSFEVS, from the coding sequence ATGGCCCAATCCACGACCGGTCTGCGAATGGGCGCCGGGGTGGCGGCCGCCGCCGTCGCCCTCGGCGTGGTCCAGCTGACGGCCGCGTTCTTCTCCCCTGCCGCCGACGCCCGCACGGCGGTGGGCACCGCGGTCATCAACATGACGCCCGGTCCGGTCAAGGAATGGGCGATCCAGACGTTCGGCACCGCGGACAAGTTGTTCCTGTCGGTCGCCGTGCTCGCGGTCATCGGGGTGTTGGCAGCCGTCGCCGCGATCTGGGAACGCTCGCGCATCCCGGTCGGCACGGTGGCGATCCTGGCCGCCGCGGTAGCCGGCAGCGTCGCGGTGCTGGCCCGTCCCGGTGCCCGGCCGGTCGACATCATCCCCACCCTGCTCGGCGCAGTGTGCGGTATCGCAGTATTGCGGCTGCTCACCGGCCGGATCGACGCCAGTGAATCCACTGAGTCGCCCCCCGCCGCCGCCATCGCCGAGGGCAGCCAAGACACCGGGTTCGATGCCGGACGCCGGCTCTCCCTGATGACGTTCGGCATCGGCGGACTCGGGCTCCTCAGCGGTGTCGCCGGAGTGCTGATCAACCGCCGGCTGCACTCGGTGTCCGGTGATCGGGAGAGCTTCGCCCTGCCGTCGGCCCCGCCGCCGTCTCCGATTCCCGCCGACGTCACGCCGCAGGGCGTGCAGCTGCCCAGCTTCATCACTCCCAACGGCGACTTCTACCGCATTGACACCGCGCTGAGCGTCCCGCAGCTCGCGCGCGCCGACTTCCGGCTGCGCATCCACGGCCTGGTCGACCGCGAAATCACCTACACCTTCGACGACTTGGCGAAGTTCGAGCCGATCACCAAGACCGTGACACTGACCTGTGTGTCCAACCCGGTCGGCGGCAATCTGATCTCAAACGCCACCTGGACCGGCTATCGGGTGTCAGACCTGTTGCGCAACAGCGGAATCCACGCGGATGCCGATATGGTGCTCTCGACATCGATCGATGGGTTCACCGCAGGTACCCCGGTGGAAGCACTCACCGACGCGCGCGAGTCGATGCTCGCGATCGGGATGAACGGCGTGCCGCTGCCGGTCGAACACGGCTATCCCGCCCGGCTGGTGGTGCCCGGGCTCTACGGCTATGTGTCGGCCACCAAATGGGTGGTGGACCTGGAGCTGACCCGCTTCGATCGCGCGCAGGCCTACTGGACCAAGCTCGGCTGGTCGGAGCGCGGGCCGATCAAGACCGAGTCACGGATCGACGTGCCGCGCGACGGCCAGAAGATCGCCAAAGGTGCGGTGACATTCGGCGGGGTGGCGTGGGCGCAGAACCGTGGCGTGAAGGGCGTCGAGGTGCGCATCGACGACGGGCCGTGGCAGCCCGCCCAGCTCGGGGCTGCCTACTCCAATGACACTTGGCGATTGTGGAGCTTCCCGTGGACGGCCACCCAGGGCGGTTTCCACACCGTCACCGCTCGCGCGACCGACAACACGGGCGCGGTGCAGACCGAAGACCAGGCACCGCCGGCCCCCGACGGCGCGACGGGCTGGCCCACAGTGTCGTTCGAGGTGAGCTGA
- a CDS encoding VOC family protein, whose translation MNKEQAALPTVLSEFAMDNSFLGKIVEVCFVTEDAQRTMEGLVRLGVGPFRVYTFTSETVAQQTYRGESSPFALTVCFAINDNLTFEIMQPLSGRTVIREFLDQHGEGIHHIAFDCNNAPWEQRLKMFADRGFTATQSGRWLDQNSFSFFDTEAATTTCFETYHFPDDFTYPEPDRWYPGPPPVVKGSLYESPPPTGGRAGEAHKHSGE comes from the coding sequence ATGAATAAGGAGCAAGCGGCCCTGCCAACCGTGCTCAGCGAGTTCGCCATGGACAACAGCTTTTTGGGCAAGATCGTCGAAGTATGTTTCGTCACCGAGGACGCTCAGCGCACCATGGAGGGTCTCGTGCGACTGGGCGTCGGCCCCTTCCGGGTCTATACCTTCACCTCTGAGACCGTCGCGCAGCAGACGTACCGCGGCGAGTCGAGCCCGTTCGCTCTCACGGTGTGCTTTGCGATCAACGACAACCTGACTTTCGAGATCATGCAGCCGTTGTCTGGGCGCACCGTCATAAGAGAATTCCTCGACCAGCATGGCGAGGGGATCCATCACATTGCCTTCGATTGCAACAACGCGCCCTGGGAGCAACGGTTGAAAATGTTCGCCGACCGCGGCTTTACTGCGACGCAAAGTGGCCGTTGGCTCGATCAGAATTCCTTTTCCTTCTTCGATACCGAGGCTGCGACCACCACGTGCTTCGAGACCTATCACTTCCCCGACGACTTCACCTATCCCGAACCCGACCGGTGGTACCCGGGCCCGCCGCCCGTCGTCAAGGGCTCGCTCTACGAGTCCCCACCGCCTACCGGCGGCCGAGCAGGCGAGGCACACAAGCACTCCGGTGAATGA
- a CDS encoding SDR family NAD(P)-dependent oxidoreductase: MEISGKKVVVVGGASGFGRASAELLASRGAQVAILDREGTDGPEVAAGVGGPFIPVDVTNFEGTEKALADAVEALGGLHVVLTTAGGGVAEKTFGKNGPHALETFRSTIDLNLIASFNISRLAAAHMANNEPEDEERGVIINTASIAAFEGQIGQVAYTAAKAGIAGMCLTMARDLGPVGIRALAIAPSLFATGLTKGIPDEFAKALTKDAAFPKRLGRPEEFAKLVAAIVDNPMLNGQCIRLDAGQRFAPK, from the coding sequence ATGGAGATCTCGGGCAAAAAGGTAGTCGTCGTGGGCGGCGCGTCGGGCTTCGGGCGGGCGAGCGCTGAATTGCTGGCCTCCCGTGGGGCCCAGGTGGCGATTCTCGACCGCGAGGGCACCGACGGCCCCGAGGTCGCCGCCGGTGTCGGCGGCCCGTTCATCCCGGTCGACGTCACCAACTTCGAGGGCACCGAGAAGGCGCTGGCCGATGCGGTCGAGGCCCTCGGCGGGCTGCACGTGGTGCTGACCACCGCCGGCGGCGGCGTCGCGGAGAAGACGTTCGGCAAGAACGGCCCGCACGCCCTGGAGACCTTCCGCAGCACGATCGACCTCAACCTGATCGCCAGCTTCAACATCAGCCGGCTCGCCGCCGCGCACATGGCCAACAACGAGCCCGAGGACGAGGAGCGCGGCGTCATCATCAACACCGCCTCGATCGCCGCGTTCGAGGGCCAGATCGGCCAGGTCGCCTATACCGCCGCCAAGGCCGGCATCGCCGGCATGTGCCTGACGATGGCCCGCGACCTGGGTCCGGTGGGCATCCGCGCGCTGGCCATCGCGCCCAGCCTGTTCGCCACCGGCCTGACCAAGGGCATCCCGGACGAGTTCGCCAAGGCGCTGACCAAGGATGCGGCCTTCCCCAAGCGCCTGGGCAGGCCCGAGGAGTTCGCCAAGCTGGTCGCCGCGATCGTCGACAACCCGATGCTCAACGGCCAGTGCATCCGGTTGGACGCCGGACAGCGCTTCGCCCCCAAGTAA
- a CDS encoding acyl-CoA dehydrogenase, which translates to MGIALTDDHRELSEVARSFLTAQKTRAVTRDLLADDAEETRPPFWSELAELGWLGLHVDEHYGGSGFGLPELVVVIDELGRAIAPGLFVPTVVASALVSAVGSDEQKARLLPGLVDGSVTAAIGFGGDITVTGETASGEAGVVLGAGLAELLVLTSGADVLLVERGADGVSVEVPGSLDRSRRSGRVSLRDVSVTGNVLTGARSVAVALARTLFGAEAAGGASDCVDAAVEYAKVREQFGRTIATFQAVKHHCANMIVASESAVAVVWDAARAFGDDQKQFELVAAAAAALAFGAYVGNAELNIQVHGGIGFTWEHDAHLHLRRALTVQALLGGDGPVTDVFTLTEAGHSRANSLDLPAEADELRAQIRADAHQLAKLDEKTQLDELIATGYVMPHWPKPWGRAAGAVEQLLIEEEFAAAGVKRPDYGITGWVILTLIQHGTPSRIERFVEKALRKDEIWCQLFSEPSAGSDAAAVKTRATRVDGGWKITGQKVWTSGAHYCKRGLATVRTDFDVPKHAGITTVILDMEAPGVEVRPLRQITGGADFNEVFFNDVFVPDEDVVGEPNSGWTVARATLGNERVSIGGGAGTIAPAAAWLVALAKEHGERHVGAVQWVGKFLARDQALRLLNLRRVVRALEGAGPGPEGNITKLILAEQFQEQGTIAAALVGPDVALDGGEGEMAGRTALGSRALSIAGGTSEITRNQIAERILGMPRDPLIK; encoded by the coding sequence ATGGGTATCGCACTGACCGACGACCACCGTGAACTCAGCGAGGTGGCGCGCTCGTTCCTCACCGCGCAGAAGACCAGGGCGGTGACGCGGGACCTGCTGGCCGACGATGCCGAGGAGACCCGCCCGCCATTCTGGTCGGAACTGGCCGAGCTGGGTTGGCTCGGGCTGCACGTCGACGAACACTACGGCGGTTCGGGTTTCGGCCTGCCGGAGCTGGTCGTTGTCATTGACGAGCTCGGCCGCGCGATCGCGCCGGGCCTGTTCGTGCCGACGGTCGTCGCCTCCGCCCTGGTGTCGGCGGTCGGCAGCGATGAACAGAAGGCTCGTCTGCTGCCCGGCCTGGTCGACGGATCAGTCACGGCTGCAATCGGATTCGGCGGCGACATCACCGTCACCGGCGAGACCGCCAGCGGCGAGGCCGGTGTGGTGCTCGGCGCCGGACTGGCCGAGCTGCTGGTGCTGACCTCCGGCGCGGATGTCCTGCTGGTGGAGCGCGGCGCCGACGGGGTGTCGGTCGAGGTGCCAGGAAGCCTGGACCGGTCGCGGCGCTCCGGCCGGGTGTCGCTACGCGATGTCTCGGTGACCGGCAACGTGCTGACCGGGGCGCGCTCGGTGGCAGTTGCGTTGGCCCGCACTCTGTTTGGCGCCGAGGCGGCCGGCGGGGCGTCCGACTGTGTGGACGCGGCAGTCGAGTACGCCAAGGTGCGTGAGCAATTCGGCCGCACCATCGCGACTTTCCAAGCGGTCAAGCATCACTGCGCCAACATGATCGTGGCCTCGGAGTCCGCGGTCGCCGTCGTGTGGGACGCTGCCCGCGCGTTCGGGGACGACCAGAAACAGTTCGAGCTGGTCGCAGCCGCGGCGGCTGCGTTGGCATTTGGCGCCTATGTTGGCAACGCGGAGTTGAACATCCAGGTGCATGGCGGCATCGGGTTCACTTGGGAGCATGATGCGCACTTGCATCTGCGGCGCGCACTGACGGTGCAGGCACTGCTCGGCGGGGACGGCCCGGTCACCGACGTCTTCACCCTGACCGAGGCGGGGCATAGCAGGGCCAACAGCCTGGACCTGCCGGCCGAGGCCGACGAGCTGCGCGCCCAGATCCGCGCCGACGCGCATCAGCTCGCCAAGCTCGACGAAAAGACGCAACTCGACGAACTGATCGCAACCGGATACGTCATGCCGCACTGGCCCAAGCCGTGGGGCCGCGCGGCGGGCGCCGTCGAACAGCTGCTGATCGAGGAGGAGTTCGCCGCCGCCGGTGTCAAGCGGCCCGACTACGGCATCACCGGGTGGGTGATCCTGACCCTGATCCAGCACGGAACCCCTTCTCGCATAGAGAGATTCGTCGAGAAGGCGTTGCGTAAGGACGAGATCTGGTGCCAGCTGTTCTCCGAGCCGTCGGCGGGTTCGGATGCCGCGGCGGTCAAGACCCGCGCCACCCGGGTGGACGGCGGCTGGAAGATCACCGGCCAGAAGGTGTGGACCAGCGGGGCGCACTACTGCAAGCGCGGCCTGGCCACCGTCCGCACCGACTTCGACGTGCCCAAGCATGCCGGCATCACGACCGTGATCCTGGACATGGAGGCGCCCGGCGTCGAGGTGCGGCCACTGCGCCAGATCACCGGCGGCGCCGACTTCAACGAAGTGTTCTTCAACGATGTGTTCGTTCCCGACGAGGACGTCGTCGGGGAGCCGAACTCGGGCTGGACCGTCGCGCGCGCCACGCTGGGCAATGAGCGGGTCAGCATCGGTGGCGGCGCTGGCACCATCGCACCGGCGGCGGCGTGGCTCGTCGCGCTGGCCAAGGAGCACGGTGAGCGGCATGTCGGAGCGGTGCAGTGGGTGGGCAAGTTCCTCGCCAGAGATCAGGCACTGCGCCTGCTGAACCTGCGCCGGGTGGTCCGCGCCCTCGAGGGTGCCGGCCCCGGCCCGGAAGGCAACATCACCAAACTCATCCTGGCCGAGCAGTTTCAGGAACAGGGCACGATCGCCGCGGCGCTGGTCGGTCCGGACGTGGCGCTCGACGGCGGCGAGGGGGAAATGGCGGGCCGGACGGCGTTAGGGTCCCGCGCCTTGTCCATCGCCGGCGGCACATCGGAGATCACCCGCAACCAGATCGCCGAGCGCATCCTGGGTATGCCGCGCGACCCGCTGATCAAGTAA
- a CDS encoding L-serine ammonia-lyase produces the protein MSSDVRLTDLFTIGIGPSSSHTVGPMRAAAAFVADLIEHNALQSTDRIRVVLRGSLAATGEGHGTPGAVVAGLQGHEPATCHPAVVRNAWGKAKATGAITVAGRIVGLDGIQFRPREPHPRHPNAVDFTAYAEAGQALLQRTYLSVGGGFIELAAAQQNSSDAAPQNLPYPFRSFVDLQVVCQQARASIAEVVAANEMAVGRDPRSDALMIWAAMEDCMRLGRQPGPDILPGGLQVRRRAPGLADRLSDAADFSAAVARIQLDAMAVNEENALGNRVVTAPTNGAAGILPAVIAHYVRSAPVAHAADGVTTMLLTATALGAIIKTNASISGAQVGCQGEVGSACAMAAGALCAAFGGSVAQVGKAAEMGLEHHLGLTCDPVGGLVQVPCIERNAIAAVTAVQAATLTLSEGHHTHLVSFDTAVETMRRVGADMHDKYKETSLGGLAVSVVEC, from the coding sequence ATGTCCTCGGATGTGCGACTGACCGACTTGTTCACGATCGGTATTGGTCCGTCCAGTTCTCATACCGTCGGACCGATGCGGGCTGCGGCGGCGTTCGTCGCCGACCTCATCGAGCACAATGCTCTGCAATCCACCGACCGCATCCGTGTTGTGCTGCGCGGGTCGCTGGCCGCGACCGGCGAGGGGCACGGCACACCAGGCGCCGTTGTGGCCGGCCTGCAGGGACATGAGCCGGCAACATGTCATCCGGCTGTGGTCCGAAATGCTTGGGGCAAAGCGAAAGCCACCGGTGCCATCACCGTGGCAGGTCGTATCGTCGGCCTCGACGGCATCCAGTTTCGGCCTCGTGAACCACATCCGCGGCACCCGAACGCCGTCGACTTCACCGCATACGCCGAAGCGGGGCAGGCGCTGCTGCAGCGCACCTACCTCTCGGTGGGCGGCGGGTTCATCGAACTCGCTGCTGCACAGCAGAATTCAAGCGATGCCGCACCGCAGAACCTGCCATACCCATTCCGCTCATTCGTCGACCTCCAAGTCGTCTGCCAGCAGGCTCGCGCGTCCATCGCCGAGGTCGTGGCGGCCAATGAAATGGCGGTGGGACGAGATCCGAGGTCCGATGCCTTGATGATCTGGGCGGCGATGGAGGACTGTATGAGACTCGGGCGGCAACCCGGGCCCGACATCCTGCCCGGAGGCCTGCAGGTACGCCGCCGCGCTCCTGGGCTTGCTGATCGGCTATCGGACGCTGCGGACTTTTCCGCGGCGGTGGCCCGAATCCAGCTTGACGCCATGGCCGTCAACGAAGAAAACGCGCTCGGCAATCGCGTCGTCACGGCCCCGACCAACGGTGCTGCCGGCATCCTGCCCGCCGTCATCGCCCACTACGTGCGCAGTGCACCGGTGGCACATGCCGCCGACGGGGTCACCACGATGCTACTCACCGCCACGGCACTGGGCGCCATCATCAAAACGAACGCATCCATCTCCGGTGCGCAGGTCGGATGTCAAGGGGAAGTCGGATCCGCCTGCGCCATGGCGGCCGGCGCGCTCTGCGCCGCGTTTGGCGGCTCGGTAGCCCAGGTCGGCAAAGCGGCCGAAATGGGCCTCGAGCATCATCTCGGCCTCACCTGCGATCCGGTCGGCGGTCTTGTCCAGGTGCCCTGTATCGAGCGCAATGCGATCGCCGCGGTCACCGCTGTCCAAGCCGCGACGCTCACCCTAAGCGAAGGTCATCACACCCACCTCGTGTCGTTTGACACGGCGGTGGAGACCATGAGGCGTGTCGGGGCCGATATGCACGACAAGTACAAGGAGACTTCCTTGGGGGGACTAGCGGTAAGTGTCGTGGAGTGCTAA
- a CDS encoding DUF1989 domain-containing protein, which produces MTVNAAPRHAFTVEGGRGGSLALRAGQRVHIVNTLGYQVVDTWALSQESATALSMSHSRLAIGRLHPQIGDTLVDDHRVPMLTLAADDSGGAHDMLIPACDAQRYRNLGFAGWHASCAENFHHAVAGLSGHSAGVSPGRHAAPDPLNLFMAVETSPAGELSLNSSVAAPGSRVVLEARQDLVLIVSACPQDMVPINGTDGPPRSVDLYIEHLPNDNGVAK; this is translated from the coding sequence ATGACGGTGAATGCGGCGCCACGCCACGCGTTCACAGTTGAGGGCGGCCGTGGAGGCAGCCTGGCGCTGCGCGCTGGCCAACGCGTGCACATCGTGAACACCTTGGGTTATCAGGTCGTCGACACGTGGGCGCTCAGTCAGGAAAGTGCGACGGCACTGTCCATGTCGCACAGCCGGCTCGCCATCGGCCGATTACACCCGCAGATCGGCGACACCCTCGTCGATGACCACCGCGTCCCGATGCTGACGCTGGCCGCCGACGACAGCGGGGGCGCGCACGACATGCTGATACCGGCGTGCGACGCGCAGCGCTACCGCAACCTCGGTTTCGCCGGCTGGCACGCGAGTTGCGCTGAGAACTTCCATCACGCGGTCGCGGGCCTGTCAGGTCACAGCGCCGGCGTGTCCCCTGGGCGCCACGCTGCGCCCGATCCGCTGAATCTCTTCATGGCCGTGGAGACGTCTCCCGCCGGGGAGTTGTCGCTCAACTCCTCTGTGGCCGCGCCGGGTAGCCGCGTGGTCCTGGAGGCTCGTCAGGACCTCGTCCTCATCGTCAGTGCCTGCCCCCAAGACATGGTCCCCATCAACGGCACTGACGGTCCACCGCGATCAGTGGACCTGTACATCGAACACTTACCGAACGACAACGGAGTAGCGAAATGA
- a CDS encoding purine-cytosine permease family protein: MIEDLTIQPVPEDRRKGTARHLFPVWFGVNIMPLTLVTGVLGTTVYGLPASWCVVAILIGNLLGAVLMALHSVQGSKLGVPQMIQARAQFGMYGALLVLAVVILVYLGFLASILILARDTLAILIPSFGGVFGLTMCALVTLLVVVVGYELIHRANRALLGLFGLAVIVLAVSLMTHASAVSAGSGELHFNTIGFMGMISAAAIWQIAYAPYVSDYSRYLPSKTSARPAFWYTYFGCVLGAVPMMILGALLVVAAGGDGAVADLVSFLPAPFRIFVVVMLFLGAIDAAVINLYGPSLTVLTMIQTFKPAWVPRAFARNAVAVVLAIVTTVVAAGFASDFLNAYLGFITFLMTLLIPWSIINLVDYYVIKRGVYDPAAFIDSTRGYGYVNVPAVVTYIVTFIVELPFASSPFFVGSVANKLGGVDLTWAVGSVVSLVLYLGLTRVSARRAARHIATAPAPA; encoded by the coding sequence TTGATCGAGGACTTAACGATCCAGCCGGTTCCCGAGGATCGACGCAAGGGAACGGCGCGACATCTGTTCCCGGTGTGGTTCGGGGTGAACATCATGCCGTTGACCTTGGTCACCGGCGTGCTGGGAACGACCGTCTACGGGCTGCCGGCCTCGTGGTGTGTGGTCGCGATCCTGATCGGCAACCTGCTTGGCGCCGTTCTGATGGCACTTCACTCGGTACAGGGATCGAAATTAGGTGTGCCGCAGATGATTCAAGCGCGCGCCCAATTCGGCATGTACGGCGCGCTGCTGGTTCTTGCCGTCGTCATCCTGGTCTATTTGGGATTCCTCGCCTCGATCCTGATCCTCGCGCGTGACACGCTGGCGATACTCATCCCGTCGTTCGGCGGAGTCTTCGGCCTGACGATGTGCGCGCTGGTGACCCTGCTTGTCGTCGTTGTGGGCTACGAGCTCATCCACCGGGCAAACCGCGCCCTGCTAGGGCTGTTCGGGCTCGCAGTCATCGTGCTCGCTGTATCCCTGATGACACACGCCTCCGCGGTCTCGGCCGGGAGTGGCGAATTACATTTCAACACAATCGGATTCATGGGCATGATCTCGGCGGCAGCGATCTGGCAGATCGCCTACGCACCTTATGTCTCCGATTACTCCCGCTACTTGCCGTCCAAGACATCCGCCCGGCCGGCATTCTGGTACACCTACTTCGGTTGCGTGCTGGGCGCGGTGCCGATGATGATCCTGGGCGCGCTGCTGGTTGTTGCCGCCGGTGGAGACGGCGCCGTGGCCGACCTGGTCAGCTTCTTGCCGGCGCCCTTCAGGATCTTCGTGGTGGTCATGCTGTTCCTGGGCGCCATCGACGCTGCGGTGATAAACCTCTACGGCCCATCACTGACGGTGCTGACCATGATCCAGACTTTCAAGCCAGCCTGGGTTCCTCGCGCCTTCGCGCGTAATGCCGTGGCCGTGGTGTTGGCGATCGTGACCACGGTCGTGGCCGCGGGTTTCGCGTCGGACTTCCTGAACGCCTACCTCGGGTTCATCACGTTCTTGATGACGCTGCTGATCCCTTGGAGCATCATCAATCTCGTCGACTACTACGTCATCAAACGAGGGGTTTACGATCCAGCGGCGTTCATCGACAGCACTCGCGGATACGGCTACGTGAACGTGCCCGCTGTGGTCACCTATATCGTCACTTTCATTGTCGAACTGCCCTTTGCCAGCAGCCCATTCTTCGTCGGATCGGTAGCGAACAAGCTCGGCGGCGTCGACCTCACGTGGGCCGTGGGCTCGGTCGTCAGCCTGGTCCTCTACCTCGGGTTGACCCGTGTTTCGGCCCGGCGCGCGGCGCGGCACATCGCAACCGCACCCGCACCGGCCTGA
- a CDS encoding amidase family protein gives MQPHNTSATAMAAALAAGATSARELIEEAIGAALSTPAVHCLTNNTFERGRHEADLSDQRRAGGRQLSPLDGVPVTWKDLFDVRGTVTTCGSESRLHLDSSSRDSAFVAACADVGMISVGKTNMSEFAFSGLGVNTVFGTPVNPAHTDTPRVPGGSSSGAAVSVAVGVAPYAIGTDTSGSTRLPAAWCGVVGYRASKNRYGPNDFQPLSQTLDSVGLIARTVQDIRLLDDIMLKRHRAARYPLDSSTPRFVVPDGELIDECHPDIAAAFTEIVSALSAAGATIEHRVFTSLNDAQSLMDSCGTIVGAEARSNIRGEVNDTRLLQPATVRRLTHSARTNNDPAQLYARLPDLRHRFQSELGDEVLLCPTVRIPPPAISTIRENAKSFDYINQRALRSTMLTSYLGACGISYPAAPFASASGLMMSRPCGDDDRLLAAASFIELADARDVPARRYAPLDPTCG, from the coding sequence ATGCAGCCGCACAACACATCCGCGACCGCCATGGCCGCAGCCCTTGCAGCGGGTGCGACGTCAGCCCGGGAGCTGATCGAGGAGGCGATAGGCGCGGCACTGAGCACCCCTGCCGTGCACTGTTTGACGAACAACACCTTCGAGCGGGGTCGTCACGAAGCGGATCTCAGCGATCAGCGCCGCGCAGGTGGGCGCCAGCTGAGCCCCCTCGACGGGGTGCCCGTGACGTGGAAGGACCTCTTCGACGTCCGAGGAACGGTGACGACGTGCGGCTCAGAGAGCCGGTTACACCTTGATTCCTCCAGTCGAGACAGTGCATTCGTTGCAGCATGTGCCGACGTCGGCATGATCAGCGTCGGCAAGACCAATATGAGCGAGTTTGCCTTTTCGGGTCTCGGAGTCAACACCGTCTTCGGAACTCCCGTGAACCCCGCCCACACCGACACTCCAAGGGTCCCCGGTGGTTCTTCCTCGGGAGCCGCCGTATCGGTGGCCGTAGGTGTCGCCCCGTATGCCATCGGCACCGATACATCGGGGTCGACGCGCCTGCCCGCGGCATGGTGCGGCGTCGTTGGCTACCGCGCCAGCAAGAATCGGTATGGACCTAACGACTTTCAGCCATTATCCCAGACGTTGGATAGCGTTGGATTGATCGCCCGCACGGTTCAGGACATTCGACTACTCGATGACATCATGCTCAAGCGTCATCGAGCAGCCCGATACCCACTCGACTCGTCGACTCCACGCTTCGTCGTTCCAGACGGGGAACTTATCGACGAATGCCACCCCGACATCGCCGCAGCCTTTACTGAAATCGTCAGCGCTCTGTCTGCTGCAGGTGCGACCATCGAGCACCGTGTCTTTACATCCCTGAATGACGCTCAGTCGCTGATGGACTCCTGCGGCACCATCGTCGGCGCCGAAGCGCGGTCTAACATCCGCGGCGAGGTCAACGACACTCGACTTCTTCAGCCCGCAACGGTCCGGCGACTAACCCACAGTGCGCGAACAAACAACGATCCAGCGCAGCTGTACGCACGATTGCCCGATCTGCGACACCGCTTTCAATCCGAACTCGGTGACGAAGTACTTTTGTGCCCGACCGTGCGCATACCCCCGCCAGCGATCTCGACGATTCGCGAAAACGCCAAGTCCTTCGACTACATCAACCAGCGTGCGCTACGCAGCACCATGCTCACGAGCTACCTCGGCGCCTGCGGCATCTCCTACCCAGCAGCACCATTCGCAAGCGCCAGCGGTCTAATGATGTCGCGCCCCTGCGGCGACGATGATCGCCTCCTCGCCGCGGCGAGCTTCATCGAGTTAGCCGACGCAAGAGATGTGCCCGCCCGTCGTTACGCACCGCTGGACCCGACCTGCGGCTGA
- a CDS encoding neutral zinc metallopeptidase, giving the protein MQSKFGDSVIPIVLAHEWGHAIQARSNFTVRTVTKELQADCFAGGWAKHAKDAGLYKVNAAEMDSALAGILVLRDSPGTSKIDTSAHGSGFDRVSAFQDGYDNGTSACKEYRDDSRVRRASVPERRRRGRRWRHALRRDGPRRALRHRGRWTHVYPELTNGEAWVPVRAWNRSTVEPADVRLDAGQGLCVVLLLPRRLHRVGQRRRDADGISQGWRIRGRDLAGSLRTGVAADDVVAHLLIDGLVAAR; this is encoded by the coding sequence TTGCAATCCAAATTCGGCGATTCCGTCATCCCGATCGTACTGGCCCACGAGTGGGGCCACGCCATTCAGGCTCGGTCCAACTTCACCGTCCGCACGGTGACCAAGGAACTGCAGGCGGACTGCTTCGCCGGCGGCTGGGCCAAACATGCCAAGGACGCGGGGTTGTACAAGGTCAACGCCGCCGAGATGGACAGCGCACTGGCCGGCATCCTGGTACTGCGGGACTCTCCGGGTACCAGCAAGATCGACACGTCGGCGCACGGCAGTGGCTTCGACCGGGTGAGCGCGTTCCAGGACGGCTACGACAACGGGACTAGTGCGTGCAAGGAGTACCGCGACGACAGCCGTGTTCGTCGAGCTTCCGTTCCAGAACGCCGACGACGAGGCCGCCGATGGCGACATGCCCTACGACGCGATGGTCCTCGACGTGCCCTACGACATCGAGGACGATGGACCCACGTGTATCCGGAATTGACCAATGGCGAGGCCTGGGTGCCGGTAAGGGCCTGGAACCGTTCGACCGTCGAACCCGCCGATGTGCGGCTCGACGCCGGCCAAGGGCTATGCGTTGTTCTATTGCTTCCCAGACGATTACATCGGGTGGGACAACGTCGACGCGATGCCGACGGTATATCGCAAGGGTGGCGAATTCGCGGTCGCGACCTTGCTGGCAGCCTGCGCACCGGCGTCGCCGCCGATGATGTCGTGGCGCACCTACTGATCGACGGTCTGGTGGCGGCGCGGTAG